The genomic stretch tcaCATGGACACTTCTCTGTGCACATGCGTGTGGAGAGAGAGCGCGCCAGCttttgtgtttcttcctcttcttgtaaggacatcagtcctacTGGATTaaggccccacccttatgacctcatttaaccttaattaccttctTAAAGGCCCTGTGTGCAAAGAGAGTCTCTCAGAGGCtaggccttcaacatatgaattgggggcaCACACAATTCAGACTGTAACAGGTATGTACCTCAGAAGGTTGTTGTGAGCAATGAATACAAACAATTTATGAGGAGCACTTGGCATGCGTTATGCTTAGTACATAGTAGCTGTTCTTATCAGAAGTTGCCAGTGCCACCCTTGCTGACTGGGGTTTACACTCAGAGTAGAGAGGTGTGAGGTATGCTCGGTAGGTGGCAGGTGGTTGGAGAATCTGGTGGAGTCAGACTTGCCATTTCCTTATATGTGATCTTAGTGGTGGCAGTACTGAGTACCAGTGGGGCAGAACTGGACACTTGGGTCTGAGTCAGCTGCCTTCCCTTTCTAGCTCTGCCTGCAGCCATTGGCTCCAGCTTCTGTCTAATTTCCCACACTTACCATCACAGCCTCTCACTGACTTTTTGTTACCTGACAATCAACCTACAGCAGAGTTCTGCTGTTTTCATTTCCACATTACCCCATATGTATCAGAGCCACACCTTCCGTTGCCTCTCTGTCTTCTGCTTCTATTTATTTCATCTACCCTAGCAATCATACTGTTATCACAGATTTCTGTCACTTGGAACCCATCTcttgatttaaattaaaatgtacttGTTGAGTAAATTCTGTGCCCACTGTAGACTTTCCTTTGGCTCCCGTGATCTCATCAGATTAAAATttcttctggttttgttttcttcctttaagagTATCTTTCCAgtcagtttctttgtttctttcttcttcatttcctcatGAACTTGGACTTTTCGTTTTCTGGccatcttctcctttcttctgccttctaGACAGCATCCAGAATGTGGCTGAGAACCCCTCTTCCAAGAGGCACATCTAAGTAAGttcatccacacatccatccatccatttagtcattcattccttcagcaaatatttattaagcatttactatggcTACTGGAAAGTATCCAGAGGGCATCTACAGATGGGAGAGTTCTCCCTGTAGGACCATCAGTGCAGCTGTGTGTTATACTTTCAGGAAAAGCCAATTTTGTAAAGCAACATAGTGACAGAGGAAATGTTGGAGATTACAAGCACCAAATCCAAGTTCCAGCTCTTCTGTTTTTCAGCTAAGCAACATTTAAAGTTATTTCAGATCACTgagtttgagtttctttttgaatTCATGCTGATtgtaaaaaatccaaataataaaGGTTTATATAGTAAAAGTGGAGGTTGTCCTCCAAATTCACTCCCCAGGAATAACCACTCTTACCAAATTGCTGTGtattttccagacttttttctaaatatatagctatatatgtctacctatatatttatctttctttttttccccacttcttAAAGAGGTGGGATAATAACTTTAAAGGGTTTTGTGGTGAGTTAGTTTGATATGTCTGTGAAAGGACTTTGTAAGTCATGGAAGGCTGTGTAAATGGTAATTACCGAAAGGTGGGAAATGTCTTCGTTTTTATATTCTACCCAATTCCCTTGTACATTTCAGATATAAATGTGAAGTTTGGGCAAAAGGGTAGGACTGATCCCACTTGTGGCCCGTTTCTTCTCTGCAGACACATTTCTGTTTTCCAAACCTGTTGTCATATCTCAgctaaaagaaggaagagagccaTGGTCTAACAACAGAGGAGTCCTAAGAGGTACCTATCCAGGAGCATGAGGGACAATGCAGTTTGATGTGAGAGGAAGAGCCAGATGTTTTGTAAAAAGAAGGGGTCGGGGGCTGTTTTCCTTGGGCTTTTCTGGGTTACAAGGTGGAATCACACCCAGGGAACCTAAGACATCCTAAGGACACCACAGCAGCTGCACTCTAGTGTTTAGAcagtttttgtctatttatctccatTCTCACCTTAAACTCCTCCAAGTAAAGAGGGTCTGATTGAGTTGGTTGGACCCTGTCCAATATGGGCCAGTCCTATGGGGCCGCCTTTGGCTCAGGTGCCAGTCCCTGGGCCAGTCAGTTGAGGCCATAGTAATAAGATTGATTTCAATACTTTCTTTTTcgttcatgcaacaaatatttattgagcaagtactatgtgccaggcatgattctcagggaataaaacagaaagatacTGCTGTCATGGAGATTAGATTGTAGcaagaggaagacaaagaaaaaacatacaaataaggAGATGatatagtatgttagaaggtGGCACGTGCTTTGGAATAAAGCAGAAGTTAAACAGGATAAGGGAGATTATGAATGCTGTGGATGGGGCAAACAGATTGcagtattaaataaaagaattaagaagGTGAGAGTTGAGCAAAAacttgaaggaagtgagagagagagcctTGCTGTTATCTGAGGTGAGAGCttttcagaagagagaaatgctAGAGTGCAGGCCTTGTACTGGGAATGCACCTAGGATGGCTGTGGATTTGAAAGTCATAAAGTACTTCCTGAAGCACCTAGAATAGTACAAGCTTAATACTTGttccataaatgaatgaatgaatgaatgtatacaTGAGGTAACTTTCCTTGGGAAGTTAAGGCTCCCTACTTCAAAATGAGGAGAGTGTTCTAAGGGAAAACTCCAGAGATGCCACCTGATTCTGACCCTTCTTTCCCTTGAGCAAgtataaaaaaatctttccaggCCCAGTCCACGTAAGGATGGACTGAGCTGCATTTTGCCAAAGAAGGCAGGCTTCTGTATTACCTGGAGGAAGGTGTTACCACCTGGCCCTTCTGTTTCTAACCTCCCTACTCTGCTGTAGGGTTACATCAGGTTAGAAGCACCTTGTATTTCTGAGCACATAGTGACCCTCCCATAGACTCAGGGAACAAGTGATATTTACctggtcttttttgtttcagatgAAATGACCAAGACTGAGGACAGAGAGTTGGTGCTAAGGAAAGACTGTCCTAAGGTAGTGGAGCcacatgggaaaatattttatggaCGGATCTGGGAGGTATCACACCAGAATCACCAACGTGGAGAAGTTGGTGAACACAAGGGTCGGATAGAAGGGCACTGGGGAAAGCCCTTAGGAGAAGGACAGCACAAATGTGATGAATGTGGGAAGAGCTTTGCTCAGAGCTCAGGTCTCATTcgacatcagagaattcacactggagaaagaccCTATGAATGTAACGAGTGTGGGAAAACCTTCAGTCGCAGTTCTGGCCTGTTTAATCACCGAGGAATCCACAATATACAGAAACGGTACCACTGTAaggagtgtgggaaggccttcagtcAGAGTGCAGGTCTTATCCAGCACCAGAGAATCCACAAGGGAGAAAAGCCCCATCAGTGCAGCCAGTGCGGTAAGAGCTACAGTCGGCGTTCATTTCTCATCGAGCATCAGAGAAGCCACACCGGGGAGCGACCTCACCAGTGCAACGAATGTGGGAAAAGCTTTAATCGCCACTGCAATCTCATCCGCCATCAAAAGATCCACATGGTGGCTGAGCTGGTCTAAACTTTGCTATGTGCAAGTTTTCTGGATCATTGGCCAAGTCGTGTGGGGGTAGGTTAAGACTAGAAAATGCCTTTCTTCCTGTCTCCACTAAATGTGTTTTAGAACAAATGCTGACCTGTGGTCCAGGGGCATCTGAAGAGGAAGGTTTGGGTTTTTGAAGCTGCTGCTTTCCCTTTGGTTCCTTTACCCCTTCCCAGTTCTTACTACCCCCATCTCTTATTTATTCTCATTGAGATGGCTGCTAAACCTTTCCAATATTGTAATAAATGGTGCTGCTGTAGCCGACTTGCCTGAAAGGTCTGTATCTGTGTTTAATTCCTAAAGATCACATAGAGCCCTGCTGATGTTTTATGATAAATGGGTCTTTGGTGTTCCCATGGCCAGTACCGACATGGTAAACATCTTTTCTGCCTTACTGCTTCCCTCTGGCTCCTACATGACACTCCCTTGGAATAGTGACCAGCATTGGCTGGGTGTTTTGTTGTTTGCAGAGTTCTTCCCTTTACTTAACCACATTTGGTCCTTACAACAGCCACGCAGGAGAATGAGTATTATCatgatctcattttacagatggggaatctgaggctcagaaaatcCAAGCATCAGAGCCAGGGTTTAAaccctggatttttatttttagtacctttttatttttggaatactTTTAGACTTATAAAAAAGTGGCAAAAATAGAGTTCTCATATATCCGTCACCCAGCTTCCCTTAATGTTAACATCTAACATCAGATCTTTTTAGTTAAACCCTTGACTTTTGACTCCAAATCCCTATCTGTTTATAGTGTCATGCTTCATATTGGTATTCTCACATTTCCTCACTTAAGCTTAGTCACCTGAAACTCCTTTAGTGCTTTTCCGTCACGTCTTCAGCGTTACAAAAAGTCCTCTGTATCCTGGGTACAAGGCCACATCAGAGAATGGGATCACCATCCAGATAAGATGCTTTAAAAACTGCTGTCTGAAGTCTCCTGAatctttcctttctgttgctTGGCTTAGGTCTGGAGAAAAATTTGCCTCCCTGTATGTTGTTGGGAAGTTTTCCTAGAGTTTGGATAATGGGTGAGAGAATGTGTTGGTAGCAGCTCAAAGAAGACTTATGTACCTTGTGTGTTCTGCACCCAAAGGAAGCTCTTTCCCAGGGAAGTTTCCTCATGGGGAGCAGGAATCCACTCTTCTTGGGACTAAAACAGGCTTGAGGCTTGATCCGAAAGGCTCTCTTGGCCTCCCCTCCCTTGTTCCCTCTTATGATTTCTTCACCAAGGCTGCAGCtccatctttttcctttaatgtatTTGATGTTTGGAAGTTTCCCTAGAGATGGGAGTGAAGGCAGGAACATCCTGCAGTTTGCTCAGGATGGTCCCTGTGCATACACGATTTGAGCTTTGTGCCGTTTTCAGTAACTCCAAAATGTGTTGCACGGGGCAGCCAACTCTTGAATTGGGGATTATATAATTTAACCcctctggaaaatttcaaacaaacaacAGTGGAATAGCATAGTGAACCCCCATGTACTCATCACCCACTTTCAACAGTTACCAACTCATGGcccatttgtttcatttataccttatattatatcatatcatattatttatattatatataacatgtattatattattatgtatttattgtttattatatatattatattatactcaCTTCCTTTGGATAACTTTGAAGcaaatttgaaatgtaaatgttGATTCAGGTTGAGATCATTAAGCGGATGTGGTGACTGAGTCCTTTCTCGATCCCAGTCtctatctccttttttcttgtttctccacTGAGTGAGTGGCCTAGGAAGTTGGATTTTAAGTCAAAGCCCGTATTAAGTTTCCCATCACAGGGAGATAAATTACCTCATACACAGCATCACCTAAGAATTCCATAAAATGTCAGCTTAAACTAAGGCATCCATTTCCCTCTCTATCAGAGAAAAGTTCTACACTTTGGGGGGCAGCACAAGATGAATTTCCACATCACAGCAGGTGTAAAGGATAAAGCTCTGGGATCATTTGATAGAAATGTTAAGTATAGAATACCTTCCCCTACCAAACAGAAATGGTCTGGGGATTAGCTATCAGTGGTTACAGTAATTGTCATGGATAGAGTCCCCTGTCTTGAGTGAGTTAAGGGTCAAAAGTTCAAATATTGAAGTAGTCTCTTCTCATCCTTTGTTGTGTCTCCATACCACATGGTATAGTGAAAAAGGGGGCCAGGAGTCAGGTCCCAGGGATGGAGTCCATGCGCAGTGAGTTCTAGAGTGTGGACCTCACTTGGTTGGGTTTCCAAAAAGCAGAACCTAGGCAGGGATTCAGGTCCAGGGGAATTACTGAGGAGAAATAAGCTGCAGGGAAAAAAACGCAAGgcagtgagggaagcaggatatGGGAGAGGAATGGGCTGAGCAAGATGTGGTCTCAGTTAAAGTTTAGCCCTAGCCTGATTTGGAAGACCGGCCTCGAATAAAACTTGCCCTTGAGGCGAGGGCCAGCCTTTTGTACCCTCAGTGAGTCACTCATTGACTGAAGGCTGCCCTGAGAGAGGAGAGCAGCCCCTTTGTCCAAGGGTAATTCTTCAGAGAAGGGGCGGATTTGAGCCATTAGCCGCCAACTCAGCAATCAAAGGGTGGGTGCATTGCAATCAGGAAATGGGTGTACTGACTGGGTGAAGGGCACCCCGGCAGGACACCACTGGCATCTATTACTGTACTTAACCTCTCAAGgccccagtttcttcacctatcTTCTTACTTTgcaagattgttgtgaggaaCAGCAAATAGCCATTATGTGAAAGGACACTGTAATCTATAAATGCTACATTTAACAAATAGAAGGTGATATTActaagtttgaaaatgatatatcAAGGAAAAAGGATCATCTGACATAGCAGTGAGAGACTTCTCTTGTAAGTTAAAGTTTTTTGTGGGACTTTTTCTTTTacctcagatttttaaaaaagtgtattatAGACTGCACTCACttggattttaaaagtaaattaatattaaaaagtaaaggcttggggctggtccggtggcgcagcggttaagtgcgcacgttccacttctcggcggctcggggtttgccagttcggatcccaggtgtggacatggcaccgattggcaaaagtgatgctgtggtaggcatcccacatataaagtagaggaagatgggcatggatgttagctcagggccagtcttcctcagcaaaaagaggaggattggcagatgttagctctgggcaaatcttcctcaaaaaaagaaaaaagtaaagccTTGTGTATTGCATGAAATTGTCTGTTTCCATATATGTTTATCCTGAACTAATCATTTAGTGTATGTGCAATGTAAATGTGTTCCACAACAGTCTCTCAGCTAAATCAATCTAAAAGTCCTCCCATCCcaacttctttccttccctgctcATCTCACCCCATCTgacttagtctgcttgggctaccataacagaataccataggctgggtggcttacacaacagaaatttgcttctcacggttctggaggctaggaagtccaaggagggaggagggtcaagctctctggtgtctcttcttaaaagggcactgatcccatcatgagggccccaccctcatgacctcatctaaccctaattacttcccacaggtcccatctccaaataccatcacattgagggtcaAAGcatcaacacatgaatttgggcatacacaaatattcagtccataataccACCCCACTACCTCCAGTGACTGCTCTCAACACACTTCCCCCATTGTTTCATCATCTTTTCTTGAGAACCAAACATAACTGTATTTTTATACAATCATATTATGAATAaggagagttttctttcttcctttgctttcttctctttcttatcttGATGCACTAGTCATCTGTTCAGCACAATGTCAAGGAGAAGTCATAGTAATAGTCATCCTtatcttatttctaattttgagtGGATACATCTGCAAATAGCATATTTGCTGTGCGTTTCTGATTATTATCCTCATAACATTAGGAACATTCCCATCTAGTCCTCATGTACTAGAAGTCTTCATCATGAATGGGTCTTGAATGTCATCAAATAATGTTTCTGCATATGTTAAAatggtaatatattttttcttttaacctattAGTGTGGAGAATTATGTTAgcagattttctattttgaaaatattagtttCTCAAGTTTGTTAATTGTATTGTTCAAATTCTTTTACATCCTTACTAAGTTTTTGTCTATTTGATCTATTGATTATTGGGAGAGGTTTGTTAATACTATGCTGTGGGAGGGGACTTGTCCGTTTCTCCTAGTATTCTGTTGGTTTTGCTTTATAGATTCCAAGGATATGATTTTAGGTATACAGAGGTTCAGCAATTATGTGTCTTCTTGTGGAATTATTCCTTTAATCATAAAGTCTTTATATCTAACAATGCTTATGTTGTTGATATTAATGTAGCTAGTacaaaatcttttagaaaatattagcCTAGTATACCTTTCCTAtcctttatttaagaaataatttcctcTGGACATCAAGTGCACAGAATTAGATTAATTATAATCCTTGATATGATTCATGACATACTGTCATCATTGGTCCATGAATGCCCCgcgttttttgtgtgtgtgtgaggaagaatCGTCccgagctaacaattgttgccaatcttcctctttttgcttgaggaatattgtcactgagctaatatttgtcccagtcttcctctgttttgtgtaggatgccatcacagcatggtttgacaagtggtgctaggtccacgcccgggttccgaacctatgaaccccaggctgctgaagtggagtgtgcaaacttaaccactatgccactgggccagccccatgaatgCCATGCTTTTGATTATTAGTTTGGAAATTTAGgtagttaattttaataattagcaCTTGTTAATGTGCCATCCAAAACGCAAGTAAGACCTTGAAAAACATCTATATATCTAATCATTTGGTGCTGCTCATCTCAGCCGTCTGATTTCTCCCAATTAAAGGAACGTCATTCTGAATCctgattttataatttcttgCTTTCCTATTTATATACTTTGATTGCATATATATGCATTCCTAAGAActgtaagttttattttaattgattttaataacCCTTTATAAAACTTTCTATGTTCAATCTTGTCTTTTGACTCATCAGTTTAATCCAGTTATGTTTATTATGATTATTGGTTTATGTCTGGTACCTGactttgtcttttctatttttcatgatctttctttgagtttttttctctgttcctgtcttatgttgattaatttatattttcttccttttctcccatttgcatgtttgaaaattatacactttttttttactggttacacagaaaatttaaatatgccCACATGACTTGTGAGGTTATGAAACTCATCTCCGTCCCTGCCCTTCTCCATGATACTGTACAAAACTTGGATGCCTCTGTCAACCTCCTCTAATATTACACAGCATTGTTCATTAGTATTTTAGTTCCACTTGTTTTTAAGATACTCTGACCCCAAATTGACATTGTCATTATAATTACTGTTTTTACTGGGTTTTTATAATCAATGAttgattatattttcatatgtgtgTTTTAACAAATTAGTTTTACCCACTGGGTAGTATCTTGaagattcatttttcttctcactgAAGTACATCTTGCAGTGGTTTCTTTAGCAATGGCAACTTCTGTTAGTgtgaacatgtttttatttcattttcacccTTGAATATTAGTTTCCATGTGTTTGTAGTGAGAGAGCCCTCATTAACTCAGTCTCCTTAGAAGGTGGATAGTtgtttgaagattttaaaatgctattttccaGCACACAATAAGAAAGACACTACTGTCAATTTATTTGTTATTCCATTGTAggtaatctctctcttttttttaagatttttttcctcttgcctgAAGCTTTACTACAATGCATctaggtttatttttatataacttgCTCCAGACTTGGTGTGCTTCTTCCAACTTGAGATTTGTATCTTCCATCACTTCTGGCAATTCTCAGTCAATGtctctttcaaaattctctttgaagAATGTAATTTTTCCTGGTTCTCCTGTTACGTATATGTATTGGACTTTCTTCCGAGTCTCTTCATCTCTATTGTGTTTTGCTGGTCTTTATCCCCCTGTGATATGTATCTGCAGATCAATCTTATAGTTTACTAATTCTCTATTAGCtatatttaatatgttaatgcataagattttcatttcaatgcctatttcatttcttttttttaaattttttttttgaggaagattagccctaaactaacatctgccaccaatcctcctctttttgccgaggaagattggccctgagctaagatctgtgcccatcttcctctattttatatgtgggacgcctgctacagcatggcttgacaagtggtgcataggtccgcacctgggatccaaactagtgaaccccgggccactgaagcggaacgtgcgaacttaaccactgcaccaccgggccaggccctcatttcttaatgttttatttggttctttttcaaatctgtcTGCTCTTTTCACTTTATGTCCTGTTCTCCCATTGTGATTTCTAGATctctaaaaaaaatctttagggggctggccccgtggccgagtggttaggttcgtgcgctccgctgcaggcggcccagtgtttcgttggttcgaatcctgggcgccgacatggcactgctcatcaagccacgctgaggcggcatcccac from Equus przewalskii isolate Varuska chromosome 19, EquPr2, whole genome shotgun sequence encodes the following:
- the ZSCAN9 gene encoding zinc finger and SCAN domain-containing protein 9 isoform X1; protein product: MNTDSKEVLSLDVQAPEVREELLRVKMKTESHLQMQESGLKRNNPLAREIFRRRFRQLCYQETPGPREALTRLRELCHQWLRPHVSTKEQILELLVLEQFLSILPKELQGWVREHCPESGEEAVTLLEDLERELDEPQHEMVAHRRGQEDLVKETVPLGEQTSLSLESEPKEPQLLCDPAQEPRSIGEADTFLFSKPVVISQLKEGREPWSNNRGVLRDEMTKTEDRELVLRKDCPKVVEPHGKIFYGRIWEVSHQNHQRGEVGEHKGRIEGHWGKPLGEGQHKCDECGKSFAQSSGLIRHQRIHTGERPYECNECGKTFSRSSGLFNHRGIHNIQKRYHCKECGKAFSQSAGLIQHQRIHKGEKPHQCSQCGKSYSRRSFLIEHQRSHTGERPHQCNECGKSFNRHCNLIRHQKIHMVAELV
- the ZSCAN9 gene encoding zinc finger and SCAN domain-containing protein 9 isoform X2, with the protein product MNTDSKEVLSLDVQAPEVREELLRVKMKTESHLQMQESGLKRNNPLAREIFRRRFRQLCYQETPGPREALTRLRELCHQWLRPHVSTKEQILELLVLEQFLSILPKELQGWVREHCPESGEEAVTLLEDLERELDEPQHEMVAHRRGQEDLVKETVPLGEQTSLSLESEPKEPQLLCDPAQEPRSIGEADEMTKTEDRELVLRKDCPKVVEPHGKIFYGRIWEVSHQNHQRGEVGEHKGRIEGHWGKPLGEGQHKCDECGKSFAQSSGLIRHQRIHTGERPYECNECGKTFSRSSGLFNHRGIHNIQKRYHCKECGKAFSQSAGLIQHQRIHKGEKPHQCSQCGKSYSRRSFLIEHQRSHTGERPHQCNECGKSFNRHCNLIRHQKIHMVAELV